The window AGATACGACGATAAGGTAAACTCCTAAGTCAAATAAAACTGCAGTGTGTAAGCTTGTTTTGCCGAAAACGGGTATGTCAATATACGTATGGAAATGTTGGAAAAAGTTTTTACCGAATAACATAGAAACAAAAGGCATCCCAATTGCAAATATTAATCCAACATTTAATAGTTTCTTGAAATCGATTGACACAGCTTCTTTTAATGTTTTCATATCGTACGCAATGATAATTAAGATAAGTGCAGCTGCCGTCATTAATCCTCCGACAAATCCTCCACCTGGTGTGTAGTGACCACCGAAGAAAAGGGCAAAAGAAAAGGTCAAAATGATAAAGAATATCACGAGTGTCA of the Abyssicoccus albus genome contains:
- a CDS encoding Na(+)/H(+) antiporter subunit B, producing MRKQDNDVILRSMTLVIFFIILTFSFALFFGGHYTPGGGFVGGLMTAAALILIIIAYDMKTLKEAVSIDFKKLLNVGLIFAIGMPFVSMLFGKNFFQHFHTYIDIPVFGKTSLHTAVLFDLGVYLIVVSVTLIIILTIGENE